The sequence CTCAGGAAGGTATTCCAACTTTTGGATACTGTTGCCAAGTCCCTGACCAAGCCAATCGCCACGGCCATAGGCCATCAGTGATTGCGTTAACTGATAACCACTGCCAAACGGGTCTTGCCAAGGGTCTAAAAATGATGTCACCCGGCGCATACGGTAAGGCTCGAGTAAAATCAGTGCCACGAAGGCCAAGATGCCCGCAAAAATCAGTGCGAAGAAGTCCAGCAACCGCGCACCAGCAAGGAACAGTAATCCCACAGTGCCAACAAACAGCACCACAACTGTCCCTAAGTCGGGTTGCATCAAAATCAAAATCGCGTAAATCGCAAATACTGCAATCGGCTTGTAGAAGCCTTTTGCATTTTCACGCACTTCCTGATGACGACGTACCAAATAACCCGCCATATACACAGAAAACGCAAATTTCGCGACCTCCGCGACCTGAATACGGATCGGTCCGAGTGATAGCCAACGTGTCGCCCCGTTAACTGTGGTACCCACAGCTAATACCGCCAGCAGCATAAAAAACACTACCAGCAACATGATTGGGCTCATGCGTTGCCACGTCTGCATATCCACCCTAAGGACAAATGCGGCAATAATTAAACATCCCAACAAATAACCCACATGGCGGGTCATAAAATGGAATGGATTGCCGGTCAGCGTTTGCGCCTCAGGCATAGAGGCTGACATCACCATCACAAAACCAAAGCCAATCAAGGACAAAACAGCCGTGAGCAAAGCCCGATCGTATAATTGCACGCCCGGGACTTCGGTATCACGTTGCCAGTTGGGCAGTGCATGCAGCACTCGTCCAAACAGGCTAAGCTGTCTTGTATCACTCGCCATCGAGTTGCTCCACTTGGCTTCTAAAATCATCGCCACGGGCCATAAAGTTGCTGTACATATCAAGGCTTGCACACGCGGGCGACAACAACACAATATCACCCGAGGTAGCTAATTGAGCTGCCTTGGCAACGGCTGCCGCCATAGAATCAACCTTGATAGCACCTTCCTTCAACGCGGCAATTTTATTGCCATCGCGACCTAAGGTAATAAGGTGAGTCACTTTTGTTAATGGCTCTTCAAGCGGGCTGAAATCCGCGCCCTTACCATCGCCACCGGCAATCAAAATAATGTCACCGAGGTGATCACTTAATCCATCAAGCGCCGCGACGGTGGCGCCCACATTGGTCGCCTTAGAATCGTTCACATAGGTGACACCACCTTTGACACCAACCACTTCGCAGCGGTGGGAAAGTCCCGTAAAGGTGCGAGCCACGTTGGCCATCACTTGTTTATCCACGCCCACGGCATAGACCAGCGCCATGGCAGCAAGTAAGTTGGCATGGTTATGACTGCCAATCAGCGACACTTCAGTGATCGGCATGATTTCACTGTGACCATGATAAATCTTACTGTCACAAATGCCCCACTCATCACCCTCAGGCGGCGCTAAACCAAAGCTGTTTTGGTTCATGGGTTCAGTTGGAATAGTCAGCGCATCATCACGGTTAAAAATGATGGAACGACTTTGATGGTACAGACGCAGCTTAGCCTTACGATAGGCATCCATATCGCTGTATCTGTCCATGTGATCTTCCGTCACGTTTAAGCAGGTTGAGGCAACGCAGTTCAAGCTATGGGTGGTTTCAAGTTGGAAACTCGATAACTCAAGCACAAAAATATCAGCATTCTCTTTCAGCAAATCCAGCGCCGGAATACCAATATTGCCGCCCACGGCAACAGCAATGCCCGCTTCTCGCAGCATTTCACCCACTAAGGTGGTCACTGTCGTTTTGCCATTTGAGCCCGTAATCCCAATCACACAAGGTTTACGATCGGCAATCTCACGGGCAAACAGTTCAACATCTCCAATCACTTCAATGCCCATATCCAGTGCAGCGCGCACTTCGGGGGTATTCATCGCAATCCCAGGGCTGATAATGATTTGCGTCGCCTGCACTAGGTAGCGGCAATCAAATCCGCCAGCAATCAACTTCACCTCAGGGAATGAGCTTGCCAGCGTCTCGGCGCCTGGGGGCTGGCGACGGCTATCCATCACCAACGGCGTAATGCCTTTTCCACACAAATAGCGCACTACCGAAAGCCCAGTGGCTCCCAACCCTAATACTATGTGTGAATACTGACTTTGCATGAGCAATTACCTTAACTTCAACGTGGCTAAGCCGAGTAAAACTAAGAAAATAGAGATAATCCAAAAGCGCACGATCACGCGCGGTTCCGGCCAACCTTTTAACTCGTAGTGGTGATGGATAGGCGCCATGCGGAAGATCCGCTGTCCACGTAATTTGTAAGAACCGACCTGCAAAATCACTGACACGGTTTCCATCACAAACACACCGCCCATGATCACTAAGAGGATTTCTTGGCGAACTAATACAGCAATCGCTCCCAAGGCCGCACCTAAAGAGAGTGAGCCCACATCGCCCATAAAGACTTGTGCTGGATAAGTGTTAAACCACAAAAAGCCTAAACCTGCGCCCACAATCGCGGTACAAACGATCACCAGCTCGCCAGAGCCAGGTAAATGCGGAATATGCAGGTAATTAGCAAACTGAGCATGGCCCGACAGATAAGCTATCAGCGCAAATGCTGCAGCCACCATCACAGTTGGCATAATCGCAAGACCATCGAGACCGTCGGTTAAGTTCACCGCGTTGCTAGAACCCACAATGGTGAAGTAAGCCAATACGATAAACACCGCGCCCAGTTGCGGCATCACATCTTTAAAGAAGGGCACCACTAATTGCGTTTCACCAGGGTTAGCGGCTGTAGTGTAAAGAAAAAAGGCAATGATCAAGGCCGCTAAGGATTGCAGAATATACTTCCAGCGCGCAATCAATCCCTTAGTATCTTTACGAACCACTTTGCGATAATCATCAATAAAGCCAATCATGCCGAAGCTGCCCAATACAAACAGCATCACCCACACATAGCGGCTACCAAGATCGCCCCATAACAGCACACTGAGAAAGATGGCGCCTAAAATAAGCAGGCCACCCATAGTGGGCGTTCCGCGCTTACTAAAATGCGATTCAGGCCCATCATTACGCACCACTTGGCCAATTTGCATCAACTGCAAGCGCTCGATAAGTTTAGGACCCCACCATAAGCTAAACATTAATGCGGTTAACAAGCCTAAAATGGCTCGAAATGTCACATAGGAAAATACGTTAAACCCCGTATGAAATCGGGTTAAATACTCGGCCAGATACACCAGCATCTACACTAACTCCCCACGCCCGAAGGCTACTGTTAGGCCATCCACGACCCGCTCCATTGCGGCACTACGTGAACCTTTAACTAAAACCGTCACCTGTCCCGGCAACTGGTTGATGTGTTTTATGAGTTTTTCTACTAACGTCGCCACGCTGTCATGGTGCTCCGCCCCGAAAGCGTGGCTCGTGTGCTGAGTCAAGGTACCAGTACAGAACAGGGCATCGATCCCCTGTTGCCTTGCTAGTTGTCCCAGTTCAGCGTGTAAAAGGGGCGCATTGTCGCCTAATTCGCCCAAATCTCCCAGTACCAAACAACGATTTTCAGAAATTTCCTTTAACCAAGCGATAGCCGCCCCTACAGACACAGGATTGGCGTTATAGCTATCATCGATTAGACGAACACGTCCTAATTGAGTAGGCTGCATACGGCCCTTAACTGGGGTAAGCTGGCTCAGGCCTTCGGCGATTTCTGTTAGATTTAATCCCAATGCAATACAGACACTTGCAGCAGCCAAAGCGTTGCTGACTTGATGACGTCCCGCTAAGGGTAAAACCACTTCACAGGACTCGCCCGCATAATTAAGCATAAAGCGGTAACAGCCATCACTATTGGCTTTATGCCCAGTCGCAATGACATCAATTTGGCGCTTAGCCGCACCTTCCTGCTGGGAGAAGCTCAATTGCTTATAGTGCTTGGCTTTAACACGCATCACATCAGCAAAGGCGTCATCGGCGTTAATAATCGCTGTACCATCTTCTTGTAGATGGTTATAGATTTCCGATTTTGCTTGGGCCACACCGGCCTGTGAGCCAAATCCTTCTAAATGGGCACTGCCGACATTATTGACTAAAGCCACATGCGGGCGGACTAAACCAGAGGTGTAATCAATCTCGCCTTTATGGTTAGCACCTAGCTCAAATACCCCATATTTGTCTTCAGGTGTTAAGCGCAGCAGGGTTAAAGGCACGCCGATCTCATTATTAAAATTACCTGCGGTGTAAAGCACTTGATGCTTGGCAGACAAAATAGTGGCAATCATTTCTTTCACGCTGGTTTTGCCATTTGAACCAGTCAATGCCACACAAATGGGATTCACTTGGTCGCGCACATAAGCCCCTATCGCACCCATAGCTTTTTGGCAATCGGCAACAATAAGCTGCGGGATATCAAAGGCAAGTTCACGCTCAACCAACAGTGCAATGGCACCATTTTCAATTGCTGTGGCAGCAAAGTCATGGCCATCAAACCGGTCACCCTTTAAGGCGACGAACAAGGTTGCGGGGCCGATTTTGCGGCTATCGCTGCTTAATGCTTGGACGGTGACATCGTCACCGACTCGATGTGCACCTAAGTGTTGACTCAGTGCCTTGAGG comes from Shewanella oneidensis MR-1 and encodes:
- the mraY gene encoding phospho-N-acetylmuramoyl-pentapeptide-transferase, whose translation is MLVYLAEYLTRFHTGFNVFSYVTFRAILGLLTALMFSLWWGPKLIERLQLMQIGQVVRNDGPESHFSKRGTPTMGGLLILGAIFLSVLLWGDLGSRYVWVMLFVLGSFGMIGFIDDYRKVVRKDTKGLIARWKYILQSLAALIIAFFLYTTAANPGETQLVVPFFKDVMPQLGAVFIVLAYFTIVGSSNAVNLTDGLDGLAIMPTVMVAAAFALIAYLSGHAQFANYLHIPHLPGSGELVIVCTAIVGAGLGFLWFNTYPAQVFMGDVGSLSLGAALGAIAVLVRQEILLVIMGGVFVMETVSVILQVGSYKLRGQRIFRMAPIHHHYELKGWPEPRVIVRFWIISIFLVLLGLATLKLR
- a CDS encoding UDP-N-acetylmuramoyl-tripeptide--D-alanyl-D-alanine ligase: MIPISLKALSQHLGAHRVGDDVTVQALSSDSRKIGPATLFVALKGDRFDGHDFAATAIENGAIALLVERELAFDIPQLIVADCQKAMGAIGAYVRDQVNPICVALTGSNGKTSVKEMIATILSAKHQVLYTAGNFNNEIGVPLTLLRLTPEDKYGVFELGANHKGEIDYTSGLVRPHVALVNNVGSAHLEGFGSQAGVAQAKSEIYNHLQEDGTAIINADDAFADVMRVKAKHYKQLSFSQQEGAAKRQIDVIATGHKANSDGCYRFMLNYAGESCEVVLPLAGRHQVSNALAAASVCIALGLNLTEIAEGLSQLTPVKGRMQPTQLGRVRLIDDSYNANPVSVGAAIAWLKEISENRCLVLGDLGELGDNAPLLHAELGQLARQQGIDALFCTGTLTQHTSHAFGAEHHDSVATLVEKLIKHINQLPGQVTVLVKGSRSAAMERVVDGLTVAFGRGELV
- the murD gene encoding UDP-N-acetylmuramoyl-L-alanine--D-glutamate ligase codes for the protein MQSQYSHIVLGLGATGLSVVRYLCGKGITPLVMDSRRQPPGAETLASSFPEVKLIAGGFDCRYLVQATQIIISPGIAMNTPEVRAALDMGIEVIGDVELFAREIADRKPCVIGITGSNGKTTVTTLVGEMLREAGIAVAVGGNIGIPALDLLKENADIFVLELSSFQLETTHSLNCVASTCLNVTEDHMDRYSDMDAYRKAKLRLYHQSRSIIFNRDDALTIPTEPMNQNSFGLAPPEGDEWGICDSKIYHGHSEIMPITEVSLIGSHNHANLLAAMALVYAVGVDKQVMANVARTFTGLSHRCEVVGVKGGVTYVNDSKATNVGATVAALDGLSDHLGDIILIAGGDGKGADFSPLEEPLTKVTHLITLGRDGNKIAALKEGAIKVDSMAAAVAKAAQLATSGDIVLLSPACASLDMYSNFMARGDDFRSQVEQLDGE
- the ftsW gene encoding cell division protein FtsW, with product MASDTRQLSLFGRVLHALPNWQRDTEVPGVQLYDRALLTAVLSLIGFGFVMVMSASMPEAQTLTGNPFHFMTRHVGYLLGCLIIAAFVLRVDMQTWQRMSPIMLLVVFFMLLAVLAVGTTVNGATRWLSLGPIRIQVAEVAKFAFSVYMAGYLVRRHQEVRENAKGFYKPIAVFAIYAILILMQPDLGTVVVLFVGTVGLLFLAGARLLDFFALIFAGILAFVALILLEPYRMRRVTSFLDPWQDPFGSGYQLTQSLMAYGRGDWLGQGLGNSIQKLEYLPEAHTDFIFAVIGEELGFIGIIAVLSVLLFVALRAIRLGNLCLVMDKAFEGYLAYAIGIWICFQTVVNVGASIGMLPTKGLTLPFVSYGGSSLWVMTAAAMTLLRIDYERRMSLVQAVQGRLK